The Mucilaginibacter yixingensis genome window below encodes:
- a CDS encoding PRTRC system ThiF family protein, with protein sequence MKTLTPIHFTDSNLLNPTNPITINLIGAGGTGHRMLTELVRMHTSLIALGRPGLQVTLFDDDLVNQANLGRQLFAPSEVGQYKSVVLINRVNRSQGTNWKAVPERFSSKTLHLLPASCKANIYITCVDTAAARLDIDHVLRWISLNARNDRAKPYYWMDLGNSRYTGQLVLSTLAEIRQPQSERFRPVAVLPPIIDEFRDLLEKTDDHDEPSCSQSEALRKQDLYINSAIALYGAELLWQLLTDGMIENRGVFLDIKKFKTTPLKVA encoded by the coding sequence ATGAAAACGCTGACACCTATACATTTTACCGATAGCAACCTGCTGAACCCGACCAATCCGATTACCATCAATCTCATTGGAGCCGGAGGAACAGGACACCGGATGCTCACCGAACTGGTGCGGATGCATACTTCGCTCATTGCTCTCGGGAGGCCGGGGCTGCAGGTGACGCTTTTTGATGATGACCTGGTTAACCAGGCGAATTTGGGGCGACAGTTATTTGCCCCGTCAGAGGTAGGACAGTATAAATCGGTCGTACTGATTAACCGTGTCAACCGTAGTCAGGGCACGAACTGGAAAGCTGTGCCGGAACGGTTCAGCAGCAAAACACTGCACCTGTTGCCCGCATCGTGCAAAGCCAATATTTATATCACCTGCGTAGATACCGCAGCGGCAAGGCTGGACATCGATCATGTGCTGCGCTGGATTTCGCTCAATGCGAGGAATGACCGCGCCAAACCTTATTACTGGATGGATTTGGGCAACAGCCGTTATACAGGCCAGTTGGTGCTGTCTACATTAGCCGAGATCAGGCAACCGCAATCCGAGCGTTTCCGGCCGGTAGCGGTATTACCCCCAATTATTGACGAGTTCAGGGATTTACTGGAAAAGACCGATGACCATGACGAACCAAGCTGCTCACAGTCCGAAGCCCTGCGCAAACAGGATTTATATATCAACTCTGCAATCGCCCTGTATGGTGCGGAGTTATTATGGCAGTTGCTGACCGACGGCATGATCGAAAACCGGGGCGTGTTCCTCGATATCAAAAAGTTTAAAACCACGCCGCTGAAAGTGGCCTAA
- a CDS encoding metallophosphoesterase: protein MSAKVIIHLSDLHVSSHKNEDEELITKPGSYLTTSEANNIGKNFIDEFCAHVQTHYGADEKYLIISGDIADKSYEPEYHFAVYFLKRLTDKLGIPSEKIMVVPGDHDVNRMKLTNAYAASDKRQKPYELHEAKFADFSAFYQSFLERDFAYDSIITDTLVFTEERLLLIGLNSNGHIGIVGGKGFIDQDQLDAELTALLTEYTDFVKIAVFHHNFYGQYENNLDGQWDAHNKIEVKRVLERHGFGVVMYGNEHTSASNSVNQLAMIAAPAFSKTDVPGGFKVYRIDTESGLFLDHFIHGLRNEHAHTDFPFGSWSKLQKNDNNENIGRIVLRQPVAAEIVIETHDLLAMPRPGTEAGPGAEDGATEMVAPEADGGAGSLVFDFNKNEYHKKLFGIVKELNLFKSGHFHWSDSSKAHNWIDVPMLLSERDHVMLAQKAIYDVVTRNELDFDFVLALGIEGNIIGSYTGLRSDKPFSYLPYSYRYNDHEAYEKKIAVENGGRFRHILIITDVVNNGKTVDRLVENEQEFFKPEHIDRISVVSLFYTGSTPDNIVSNASNLRVDHYFVSHMKVERCPYGKDFRETCMIYREKLACVHEFYDASQT, encoded by the coding sequence ATGAGTGCCAAGGTAATTATACATCTGTCTGACCTGCATGTGTCGAGCCATAAGAACGAGGATGAGGAACTGATCACCAAACCAGGCTCCTATCTGACCACTTCGGAAGCGAACAATATCGGCAAGAATTTCATTGACGAATTTTGCGCGCATGTCCAGACGCATTATGGTGCTGATGAAAAGTACCTGATCATTTCCGGCGACATCGCCGACAAGAGCTATGAGCCAGAGTACCATTTCGCGGTATACTTTCTGAAGCGTTTAACAGATAAACTGGGGATTCCATCGGAAAAAATCATGGTGGTGCCGGGCGATCACGATGTCAATCGCATGAAGCTGACCAATGCTTATGCCGCATCGGATAAGCGGCAGAAACCTTATGAATTACATGAGGCAAAGTTCGCGGACTTTTCGGCCTTTTACCAAAGTTTTTTAGAGCGGGATTTTGCTTACGATTCGATCATTACGGACACACTGGTTTTTACGGAGGAGCGATTACTTTTGATCGGCCTGAATTCGAACGGCCATATCGGTATCGTGGGTGGCAAGGGCTTTATCGACCAGGATCAACTGGATGCAGAACTAACGGCCTTATTAACGGAATACACGGACTTTGTCAAGATTGCGGTCTTTCATCACAACTTTTACGGGCAGTACGAAAATAACCTGGACGGCCAGTGGGATGCCCACAATAAAATCGAGGTCAAAAGAGTACTTGAGCGACATGGTTTCGGTGTGGTGATGTACGGCAACGAGCACACTTCGGCCTCGAACAGTGTGAACCAATTAGCCATGATCGCGGCTCCGGCCTTTTCTAAAACGGATGTACCCGGTGGTTTTAAGGTCTATCGGATCGATACCGAATCCGGGCTTTTCCTGGATCATTTTATCCATGGCCTGCGCAATGAGCATGCCCATACGGATTTTCCTTTTGGCTCCTGGAGCAAACTGCAAAAGAATGACAATAATGAAAATATCGGCCGTATCGTGCTGCGGCAGCCGGTTGCAGCGGAGATAGTGATCGAGACGCATGACCTGCTGGCGATGCCGCGACCAGGGACTGAGGCCGGGCCGGGAGCTGAGGATGGCGCAACGGAAATGGTCGCGCCTGAAGCCGATGGAGGTGCAGGCAGTCTGGTGTTCGATTTTAATAAGAATGAATACCACAAAAAGCTGTTCGGCATTGTAAAAGAGCTCAACCTGTTCAAGTCGGGGCATTTCCACTGGAGCGATTCTTCCAAAGCGCATAACTGGATCGATGTGCCGATGCTGCTTTCGGAGCGCGACCATGTCATGCTGGCACAAAAAGCCATTTATGATGTGGTGACGAGGAACGAGCTGGATTTCGATTTTGTGCTGGCGCTGGGGATCGAAGGGAATATTATTGGGAGCTATACGGGTTTGCGGTCGGACAAGCCTTTTTCTTACCTGCCTTATTCTTACCGGTATAATGACCATGAGGCCTATGAGAAAAAGATCGCGGTGGAGAACGGCGGGCGCTTCCGGCATATCCTGATCATTACGGATGTTGTGAATAACGGAAAGACAGTGGACCGGCTGGTGGAGAACGAGCAGGAGTTCTTCAAGCCGGAGCATATCGACCGTATTTCGGTGGTGAGCCTGTTTTATACCGGCAGTACGCCGGATAATATCGTCAGCAATGCTTCGAACTTAAGGGTAGACCATTATTTTGTGTCGCATATGAAGGTGGAGCGCTGCCCTTACGGGAAGGATTTCCGGGAAACCTGTATGATCTACCGGGAGAAGCTGGCCTGTGTACATGAGTTCTATGATGCTTCACAGACCTGA
- a CDS encoding PRTRC system protein B, with the protein MRENITHNFGKLYEPLKALAIYREAESKNIYVEAFDMDKNGKPINAHPLSIQESISLAKALDTSEEMRSTFLEPEGLMPHSVLYINRSRNAYAVWKTPAQKVRLLFKEGLSIPNGEAWVPPMIWKANRNSLSVFALNTESNLTENTPLCAAPYFNVYNDGKVCLGNVSIRLPQHCSLEEFMKQWQVYFFNSFFSHTLTNTAIKGNIVQLWQKLIGTDAPFPLEKLIPLNKTIKDLNR; encoded by the coding sequence ATGAGAGAGAACATCACCCACAATTTCGGGAAACTATACGAGCCGCTTAAAGCCTTGGCGATTTACCGTGAGGCTGAAAGTAAAAACATATACGTCGAGGCATTTGATATGGACAAAAACGGTAAGCCTATCAACGCCCACCCGTTGAGCATTCAGGAAAGCATATCCTTAGCGAAAGCCCTCGATACCTCTGAAGAAATGCGATCCACCTTTTTGGAGCCGGAGGGCTTAATGCCCCATAGTGTTTTGTACATCAATCGTAGCCGGAACGCATACGCGGTATGGAAAACCCCGGCGCAAAAAGTGCGGCTGCTGTTTAAAGAAGGATTGAGCATCCCTAACGGGGAAGCATGGGTGCCGCCCATGATCTGGAAAGCGAATCGCAACAGCCTTTCTGTTTTTGCCCTTAATACCGAAAGTAACCTAACTGAAAATACGCCACTTTGCGCTGCGCCTTACTTCAATGTTTATAACGATGGTAAGGTTTGCCTCGGAAATGTCAGCATCCGGTTGCCTCAACATTGCAGTTTAGAGGAATTTATGAAGCAATGGCAGGTGTACTTTTTTAACAGCTTTTTCAGCCACACGTTAACCAATACCGCCATTAAAGGCAACATTGTCCAGCTTTGGCAAAAGCTGATCGGTACTGATGCCCCATTCCCTTTGGAAAAACTCATTCCGCTCAACAAAACCATTAAAGACCTGAACAGATGA
- a CDS encoding reverse transcriptase/maturase family protein — protein sequence MRSPEKVLNSLTEHSSDLNYKFERLYRLLFNEEMYYTAYQNIYSKVGNMTAGTDGTTIDGMSISRVKRLIATLQNETYQPAPSKRIYIAKKNGKKRPLGIPTFIDKLLQEVIRMILNAIYDGSFENTSHGFRPERSCHTALTKVQKTFTGAKWFIEGDIKGFFDNINHDVLIHVLGERIADERFIRLVRKFLNAGYVEDWVYHRSYSGTPQGGIISPILANIYLDKLDKYIKNYISQFDIGTSRKLNPVLRQLVLKKHRLVKKLKIEKDENVRKQLIEQIKGIVKERQKYPPMDDMDKGFRKLKYVRYADDFLIGIIGSKDDCRKVKEDIKAFLNDTLKLELSDEKTLITNANCHATFLGYDVFVRKSNNTLTDKTGNPIRCFNSKVVLYVTTEVMRNKLLEYKALKITTPNKKEVWRGKSRGNMIGFDALEIITQYNAEILGFYNYYSIANNSHIINSFYYIMRYSMYSTYASKYRSTISKLMYKYRVNKTFSIPYTNKKGQTKYRPLYNGGFKRKTPTYDSEVDTIAKTVTYTGGRNSLSDRLKARICEYCEATDDIEMHHVRKLKDLKGKTEWEKKMIARRRKTLAVCSTCHDKLHAGKLD from the coding sequence ATGAGAAGTCCCGAAAAAGTATTAAACAGTCTAACCGAACACAGCAGTGACTTAAACTACAAGTTTGAACGGCTGTACAGGCTACTGTTTAACGAAGAGATGTATTACACTGCTTATCAGAATATCTACAGCAAAGTAGGTAATATGACGGCAGGCACCGATGGCACAACCATCGATGGCATGAGTATATCCCGAGTTAAACGGTTGATAGCTACGTTGCAAAACGAAACTTATCAACCAGCACCATCCAAAAGGATATACATTGCCAAGAAAAATGGCAAGAAACGTCCTTTAGGTATTCCAACATTCATCGACAAACTGCTACAGGAAGTCATCCGGATGATACTCAATGCAATATATGACGGTAGTTTTGAAAATACTTCTCATGGTTTCAGACCTGAAAGAAGTTGTCACACAGCGCTGACCAAAGTTCAAAAGACATTTACAGGAGCAAAATGGTTTATCGAGGGAGATATAAAAGGTTTCTTCGATAATATTAACCATGACGTTCTCATCCATGTTTTAGGTGAACGTATCGCAGATGAAAGGTTCATTCGATTAGTAAGAAAGTTCCTCAATGCAGGTTACGTTGAAGATTGGGTATATCACAGATCATATAGTGGTACACCTCAAGGTGGTATCATTAGCCCAATACTGGCTAACATATACCTTGACAAACTGGACAAGTATATTAAAAATTACATTAGCCAGTTTGATATTGGAACATCAAGAAAGCTTAACCCCGTACTCCGCCAACTGGTACTAAAGAAACACCGCTTAGTTAAGAAACTCAAAATTGAAAAGGACGAGAATGTTAGAAAGCAGTTAATTGAACAAATTAAGGGAATAGTTAAGGAACGACAGAAATATCCTCCTATGGATGATATGGATAAAGGTTTCAGGAAACTAAAATATGTCAGGTATGCAGACGATTTTCTCATAGGTATCATAGGTAGCAAAGATGATTGCAGAAAAGTAAAAGAAGACATTAAGGCTTTCCTTAATGACACACTTAAATTGGAACTTTCAGATGAAAAGACCCTGATAACCAATGCGAATTGTCATGCAACGTTCTTGGGCTACGATGTATTCGTACGTAAATCAAATAATACGTTAACGGATAAAACTGGTAATCCTATCAGATGCTTCAATAGTAAGGTGGTACTTTACGTCACCACAGAGGTAATGAGAAATAAACTACTGGAATATAAGGCTTTGAAAATAACAACGCCCAATAAGAAAGAAGTTTGGAGAGGCAAGTCCCGTGGAAATATGATAGGGTTTGATGCACTGGAAATAATCACCCAATACAATGCCGAGATATTAGGCTTCTATAATTACTATTCAATTGCCAATAACAGCCACATTATCAACTCTTTTTATTACATCATGCGATACAGTATGTATAGTACTTATGCAAGTAAATACCGCTCCACGATATCGAAGTTGATGTACAAATACAGAGTAAATAAAACTTTCTCTATACCCTACACTAATAAAAAGGGCCAGACAAAGTATCGTCCTCTCTACAATGGGGGTTTCAAACGAAAGACACCTACGTACGACAGCGAAGTAGACACCATTGCCAAAACAGTAACCTACACAGGGGGCAGAAACAGCTTATCGGACAGGCTAAAAGCACGCATTTGTGAGTATTGCGAAGCCACGGATGATATAGAAATGCACCATGTAAGGAAACTGAAAGACCTTAAGGGTAAAACGGAATGGGAAAAGAAAATGATTGCAAGAAGAAGAAAAACCTTAGCAGTATGTTCAACATGTCACGACAAATTACACGCAGGAAAGTTAGACTGA
- a CDS encoding PRTRC system protein C, which translates to MFFDQLPRIFIYKENGQEIRLDDPDRNLSPEEVCDQYSALYAILTTAKIVGPEYKNDHAEYQFVTTLGTKG; encoded by the coding sequence ATGTTTTTCGATCAGTTACCACGGATATTCATTTATAAAGAGAACGGGCAGGAGATACGTTTGGACGATCCTGACCGGAACCTCAGCCCCGAGGAGGTTTGCGACCAGTACAGTGCATTATATGCCATACTGACCACTGCCAAAATAGTCGGCCCGGAATATAAGAATGACCATGCCGAATACCAGTTTGTCACCACGTTAGGCACCAAAGGATAA
- a CDS encoding P-loop NTPase fold protein, with protein MSKKVTFYVLLTILYLLLSNQLIIFYDKVIVNGFLKDLKSDWLYLGLFLLVELTVYQLIYLHLEKQKVPFFLFFASILLLATYLYYRFISSHYTFYSAKYAPDLKYTDYFIFLLGGIVILGALDRLSSHRPPVYKKVPFIIDAPIMKIADDKFDRKNFAILLAERIESKVNDNYRGAIAIGVNGNWGAGKTSFTNLIKSQLDRKNRIIIDFNPWRSLSPTKIIEDFFKVLTDQLKVYDTALSEDIETYAKSLTDIEDGVFTKTFKTGSQLFFGDKSDTVNYDKINTSIGKIGQQIIVFIDDLDRLDNKEIVEVLRLIRNTANFKNLVYVVAYDRNYVIEALRNINKHHYESYLEKIFQFEFSLPEYNPEVLRTNIKTDLKSAILNNDIQAMLNTAIDYTGRSGRSFTNWIVKTQRDAVRLCNSFLFEIDGVIKEVNVIDFYLLQLLKLKHSSLYETVAKYKTVFFIQDKLHMRLRKESERNSEITGFDLMWQGMEEERPAQQVGEAVKDLPILHKYIDSIDKSNINELEIAVIKEVFDVLLTEKDFRIGSESRDYKSFVNGENFEKYFTIQQRITQLSADEFEQYRLGDYEAFQTKIDEWLDDPNKADEVTNRLKKIVDFEHKEEWENHLKILIHIGKRQYAVNGGFGTNYKQIAELIAYPKERDGSYKFFDNAQAYKDYFTAFFEDVPEPYVFEGHILVAGLTGVTDFPLETKEIEDQLYKYFETYCAEHTEITNDFRQLHNVVVEKNNSYNYDYKVQARAEILFLDYFKRHLKVCQLSSFIRLHDPFEKYYIFDVAWIKYIFGSLEELIEYVENNENFDKNSACYIEFMKYHAAVQASAYPAILFPFEYLFKNTADD; from the coding sequence ATGAGTAAGAAAGTTACCTTCTACGTCCTGCTGACCATTCTATATCTCCTGTTAAGTAATCAACTCATTATTTTTTACGATAAGGTGATTGTGAACGGCTTCTTAAAGGACCTGAAAAGTGACTGGCTCTATTTAGGTTTATTCCTGTTGGTCGAACTAACTGTCTATCAGCTGATATATCTTCACCTGGAAAAACAAAAGGTCCCGTTCTTTTTATTCTTTGCCTCGATTTTATTATTAGCGACCTACCTGTATTACCGATTTATCAGTTCTCACTACACGTTTTACAGCGCCAAATACGCACCTGATCTTAAATACACGGATTATTTTATCTTTTTATTAGGGGGGATCGTGATCTTAGGTGCACTTGACAGGCTTAGCTCACATCGGCCACCAGTATACAAAAAGGTGCCCTTCATCATCGATGCCCCGATCATGAAGATCGCCGATGATAAATTCGACCGTAAAAATTTCGCAATCCTCCTGGCTGAAAGGATAGAATCCAAGGTCAATGATAACTATAGAGGGGCTATCGCCATTGGGGTAAATGGCAACTGGGGTGCGGGTAAGACATCGTTTACGAACCTGATCAAAAGCCAGCTGGATCGGAAGAATCGGATCATCATTGATTTTAATCCGTGGCGGAGCCTTAGTCCGACCAAGATCATCGAGGATTTTTTTAAAGTATTAACGGACCAATTGAAAGTCTACGATACAGCGCTATCTGAAGACATTGAAACTTACGCCAAATCGCTGACCGATATCGAAGATGGCGTATTCACGAAAACCTTTAAAACCGGCTCCCAACTATTTTTCGGTGATAAAAGCGATACCGTGAACTATGATAAGATCAATACCTCGATCGGCAAGATCGGCCAGCAGATCATTGTATTTATCGACGACCTGGACCGGCTGGATAATAAAGAGATCGTAGAGGTACTGCGATTAATTCGGAATACAGCCAACTTCAAAAATCTCGTATATGTCGTGGCTTACGACCGGAACTACGTCATAGAAGCTCTCCGGAACATCAATAAGCATCATTATGAAAGTTACCTTGAAAAGATCTTTCAATTTGAGTTCAGTTTACCGGAATACAACCCCGAGGTATTGCGTACCAATATCAAAACCGACCTGAAAAGCGCGATATTAAACAACGACATCCAAGCGATGCTGAACACCGCAATCGACTATACAGGACGGTCCGGTCGAAGTTTCACCAATTGGATTGTGAAGACTCAGCGTGACGCGGTACGGTTATGCAATTCATTTTTATTCGAGATAGACGGTGTGATCAAAGAGGTCAATGTCATTGACTTTTATCTCCTGCAATTGCTGAAATTAAAGCATAGCAGCCTTTACGAGACTGTAGCCAAGTATAAAACCGTCTTTTTTATCCAAGATAAATTGCACATGCGTTTACGCAAAGAGAGTGAGCGTAATTCTGAAATTACCGGGTTTGACCTGATGTGGCAGGGAATGGAGGAAGAACGCCCAGCCCAACAGGTCGGAGAAGCGGTAAAAGACCTGCCAATCCTACACAAATACATCGACTCCATCGATAAAAGCAATATCAATGAATTGGAGATCGCAGTCATTAAAGAGGTATTCGATGTATTATTAACAGAAAAAGATTTTAGGATAGGTTCGGAAAGCCGCGATTACAAATCATTTGTCAACGGCGAGAATTTTGAAAAATATTTCACTATACAACAAAGGATAACCCAATTATCGGCAGATGAATTCGAGCAATACCGGCTAGGCGATTATGAGGCATTCCAAACGAAAATCGATGAATGGTTGGACGATCCGAATAAGGCAGATGAGGTGACCAATCGGTTGAAAAAGATCGTAGACTTTGAGCATAAAGAAGAATGGGAGAACCATCTGAAAATACTCATACACATCGGCAAGCGGCAATACGCCGTCAATGGCGGGTTCGGAACAAATTATAAGCAAATAGCGGAGCTGATCGCTTACCCGAAAGAGCGCGACGGTAGTTATAAGTTCTTTGATAACGCACAAGCTTATAAGGATTATTTTACCGCCTTCTTCGAGGATGTACCGGAACCTTATGTATTTGAAGGACACATTTTGGTAGCCGGACTGACCGGAGTAACTGATTTTCCTTTAGAGACCAAAGAGATCGAGGATCAGCTTTATAAATATTTTGAAACTTATTGCGCAGAACATACCGAGATCACCAATGATTTTAGGCAACTGCATAATGTGGTAGTTGAAAAGAACAACTCCTATAATTATGATTACAAGGTCCAAGCAAGAGCTGAAATCTTATTTTTAGATTATTTCAAAAGACATTTAAAGGTTTGCCAGCTTTCCAGTTTCATTCGTCTTCATGACCCATTTGAAAAATACTATATATTCGATGTAGCCTGGATCAAATACATTTTTGGTTCGCTTGAAGAACTCATTGAATATGTCGAGAACAACGAGAACTTTGATAAAAATTCAGCATGCTATATCGAGTTTATGAAGTATCATGCCGCTGTGCAGGCAAGTGCATACCCCGCTATCCTATTTCCGTTCGAGTATTTATTTAAGAATACAGCTGATGACTAA
- a CDS encoding DUF932 domain-containing protein has protein sequence MSRQITRRKVRLNELMESRILGDGYVRFGGRFRETYYSNVVQGARSRAYFLTTSHDGYGSITAAFTPVRVVCNNTLNAAMRNHTNAIKIRHTSGAKERLEVAHKLMGITHKLSDELSGVFNQWAKVRITDTELKKLIQVAMVPNKETAEKLFSGKHEELSSVYTNMVDRVYEYAQSAPSQLQDTTAGTVFGAYNAVTGYFQNVRKFKNGEAKLQSIMEGTGRLRAQAAFNLCAEFAAGLQKGAYLIN, from the coding sequence ATGTCACGACAAATTACACGCAGGAAAGTTAGACTGAATGAATTGATGGAGAGCCGTATACTCGGAGACGGGTACGTACGGTTCGGGGGCAGATTCAGGGAAACCTACTACAGCAATGTAGTGCAAGGCGCCAGGTCTCGAGCCTACTTCCTGACCACTTCGCACGATGGTTACGGAAGCATCACCGCCGCATTTACTCCGGTGCGTGTGGTATGTAACAACACCCTTAACGCTGCGATGCGGAATCATACCAACGCTATCAAAATCCGGCACACTTCCGGCGCAAAGGAGCGGTTAGAGGTTGCGCACAAACTGATGGGTATCACTCATAAACTGAGCGATGAACTGAGCGGGGTATTTAACCAGTGGGCAAAGGTACGTATCACAGATACGGAACTTAAGAAGCTGATACAGGTGGCGATGGTGCCCAACAAAGAAACTGCGGAAAAGCTGTTCAGCGGTAAGCACGAGGAATTATCAAGCGTGTACACCAATATGGTGGACAGGGTGTACGAGTATGCCCAAAGTGCGCCCTCGCAGCTACAGGACACTACAGCCGGGACGGTGTTCGGCGCCTATAATGCAGTAACTGGCTATTTCCAAAATGTACGCAAGTTCAAAAATGGCGAAGCCAAACTGCAATCCATTATGGAAGGCACCGGCAGGCTAAGGGCGCAGGCCGCATTTAACCTGTGCGCAGAGTTCGCAGCAGGCTTACAAAAAGGCGCTTATCTCATCAATTAA
- a CDS encoding single-stranded DNA-binding protein codes for MYTGRLTDNAKVKNVKGDKQVTEFTLVINRRYKNAAGEKQQKSLFINCSYWRNAGIAEYLTKGAIITVSGWLGADAWIDNEGKPQAAITLSVDNIELYEGKRHDISGAVNGTGAKGRGKRKDKAIADVGVMVAEPADDDLPF; via the coding sequence ATGTACACAGGAAGATTAACCGACAATGCAAAGGTTAAAAACGTAAAAGGCGACAAACAGGTAACTGAATTTACCTTGGTTATTAACAGACGCTACAAAAACGCCGCAGGCGAAAAGCAGCAGAAATCGCTTTTCATCAATTGCTCTTACTGGCGCAACGCAGGTATTGCCGAATACCTGACCAAAGGCGCTATTATCACCGTTTCCGGTTGGCTTGGCGCTGATGCGTGGATCGACAACGAGGGCAAGCCGCAGGCGGCTATTACACTCTCTGTCGATAATATCGAACTGTACGAGGGTAAGCGTCATGACATATCAGGTGCTGTAAACGGCACAGGGGCGAAAGGACGCGGTAAACGCAAAGATAAAGCCATTGCGGATGTAGGCGTAATGGTAGCTGAACCCGCAGACGATGACCTGCCATTTTAA